A stretch of the Uranotaenia lowii strain MFRU-FL chromosome 3, ASM2978415v1, whole genome shotgun sequence genome encodes the following:
- the LOC129752761 gene encoding uncharacterized protein LOC129752761, giving the protein MSQIDLLEEVPHLHIIAERDVLNAWKTYRVSEKTRQLGCEAGREIFAEAITFRGAEDVSECGPMPKGLDCAQQIVFGYELDVELPLLKLLLIENDTFWKRVAKAKVKSPVEYMQMERQADICWKDIGVALKVAEAIETEPVEYWFEGDLEDTVQQSAPFVKQLKITQLQALRQIEPFEGYEEYKVYNVPHEMCSHGSLEILKHLDNLTSLSIIFGVDDVAKAYERRFFQLSQEDIVNLVKALKKLPNLTHFKISRSRLDSEKLKPLLLQLSNISLECLELPYCYLGEQCGILLGRYISKCPAALKSINLSGNFIDGMEMENFCYGINVFQGVLEKLDISHNPIGEAGVLVLGGGVKNLPHIQELDVTGCEMDEQGAYRVSQIKCKV; this is encoded by the exons atgtctcaaattGATTTACTGGAAGAAGTTCCTCACCTACACATCATTGCTGAACGGGATGTCCTGAACGCATGGAAAACCTACAGAGTGTCGGAAAAGACTCGTCAACTGGGCTGTGAAGCTGGTCGGGAAATTTTCGCCGAAGCCATCACTTTCAGAGGAGCGGAAGACGTCAGCGAAT GTGGACCGATGCCTAAAGGATTAGATTGTGCGCAGCAAATTGTTTTTGGTTATGAGTTGGATGTGGAGCTGCCACTTTTGAAACTTCTTTTGATTGAG AATGACACATTTTGGAAGAGAGTGGCAAAAGCTAAAGTTAAATCTCCCGTGGAGTATATGCAAATGGAACGTCAAGCTGACATTTGTTGGAAGGACATCGGCGTTGCCCTGAAGGTTGCCGAAGCAATAGAAACCGAACCGGTCGAGTATTGGTTCGAGGGAGACTTGGAGGACACAGTTCAACAATCGGCACCGTTCGTTAAACAACTTAAAATAACTCAGCTTCAAGCTTTGCGTCAAATTGAACCCTTCGAGGGCTACGAAGAGTATAAGGTTTACAATGTCCCTCACGAAATGTGCAGTCATGGCTCGTTAGAAATTCTTAAGCATCTTGATAATTTAACTTCGCTTAGCATAATTTTCGGAGTGGATGATGTAGCAAAAGCTTACGAAAGAagattcttccagttatcacaGGAAGATATTGTTAACTTGGTTAAAGCCTTGAAAAAACTTCCAAACCTTActcatttcaaaatatctcgCAGTCGATTGGATTCGGAAAAGTTGAAACCTTTACTGCTACAACTATCGAATATTTCGCTGGAATGCTTAGAGCTGCCCTACTGTTATCTCGGAGAACAGTGCGGAATTCTACTGGGCAGATACATAAGCAAATGTCCAGCCGCTTTGAAATCGATTAATCTTTCCGGAAACTTCATCGACGGAATGGAGATGGAAAATTTTTGCTACGGAATAAACGTGTTCCAGGGCGTTTTGGAAAAGCTAGACATCTCCCACAACCCGATTGGAGAGGCGGGCGTTTTGGTCTTGGGAGGAGGCGTCAAAAACCTTCCACATATTCAAGAACTAGACGTCACCGGCTGTGAAATGGACGAGCAGGGAGCCTACAGGGTAAGCCAAATTAAGTGTAAGGTTTAA